In the genome of Salinispirillum sp. LH 10-3-1, one region contains:
- a CDS encoding Crp/Fnr family transcriptional regulator, which yields MPNQPDPRDNHLLAALSADEYERLLPDLTLAPMILGDTLCEPYIKMQNVYFPVDSIVSLLCVMEDGGSAEIAVVGNEGIVGVSLFMGGDTTPNQAVVQSAGMAYKLSGRALKAEFYRSGPMQRLLLRYTQALLTQMAQTAVCNRHHSLDEQLCRWLLLSHDRLSSNELIMTQELIANMLGVRREGVTEAAGKLQRAGLIKYRRGHIAILDRSGLEERTCECYAVVKSEYDRLLDEAPVT from the coding sequence ATGCCTAATCAACCCGACCCACGCGACAATCATCTTTTGGCTGCATTGTCGGCTGACGAATATGAGCGTCTATTGCCTGACCTGACGTTAGCTCCCATGATTCTCGGAGACACCTTATGTGAGCCCTACATTAAGATGCAAAATGTCTATTTCCCGGTGGACTCCATTGTCTCCTTGCTGTGTGTCATGGAGGACGGCGGCTCAGCTGAAATCGCCGTCGTTGGGAACGAAGGTATCGTGGGGGTCTCGCTGTTTATGGGCGGTGATACTACGCCGAATCAAGCGGTAGTCCAATCCGCAGGCATGGCTTACAAGCTTTCCGGCCGAGCCCTCAAAGCAGAGTTCTATCGGAGCGGCCCAATGCAGCGATTGCTCCTGCGGTACACGCAGGCTTTACTGACCCAAATGGCACAAACGGCCGTATGTAACAGGCACCATAGTCTTGATGAGCAACTTTGCCGCTGGCTACTGTTGAGCCATGACCGACTGTCATCCAATGAGCTGATCATGACCCAAGAACTGATCGCCAATATGTTGGGGGTACGCCGTGAAGGTGTAACCGAAGCGGCGGGTAAATTGCAACGTGCCGGTCTGATTAAGTATCGCAGAGGGCACATCGCTATTTTGGATCGAAGTGGTCTGGAAGAACGTACGTGCGAATGCTATGCCGTGGTTAAAAGTGAATATGACCGGCTCTTGGATGAAGCACCTGTCACTTGA
- a CDS encoding PRC-barrel domain-containing protein, with protein sequence MSLSTDLPNNGNPTAGSMTFGAVLLSADTIEGDDVYNLQDEKLGKIQNIMLDIHEGKIRYVVLASGGFLGMGDRLFAVPWSALKLDQDNKRFMLDVKLDRLKDAPGFDKDNWPDMADTTWNTTVHSYYTR encoded by the coding sequence ATGAGCCTATCAACCGACTTGCCGAACAACGGCAACCCCACAGCAGGAAGCATGACGTTTGGTGCTGTACTGCTGAGCGCCGACACCATTGAAGGTGACGACGTTTATAACTTGCAGGACGAAAAGCTCGGCAAGATCCAGAACATCATGCTCGATATCCACGAAGGCAAGATACGTTATGTCGTCTTAGCATCGGGCGGTTTTCTGGGTATGGGTGACCGGTTGTTTGCTGTTCCTTGGTCTGCCTTAAAACTGGATCAGGACAACAAGCGCTTCATGCTCGACGTAAAGTTGGATCGGCTGAAAGATGCACCAGGCTTTGACAAGGACAACTGGCCAGACATGGCTGACACCACATGGAACACTACGGTGCACTCCTACTACACCCGCTAG
- a CDS encoding alpha/beta fold hydrolase gives MATSILAGVITLVLVALLYMAVRYTLWKSKKIKALAAVSEVIQTAVGPIEYRITGSGEAVMLFLPGSPGGYDQFQSSPELEAAPYRVLTVSRPGYLRTPLATGRTPAEQATAYAALLDALGIEKVIVMAASGGGPSGIAFASMYPERTVGLITMAAVSQPRMLDEQAAKSQGAGLLDSDFFNWLALGVLSKKDERLVGMLVKGTDNQASMLQDPVGLQMFRRTVLSTQPPSLRKPGFDNDNEQFSVLNLPAESIQVPTLVVHGTEDVNVPFEFSARLARQIPNAQFAQVDGADHYLRFSHKAKFDELVTTFVTQVLADSASGEHAESPSH, from the coding sequence ATGGCAACCAGCATTTTAGCGGGAGTAATAACCCTCGTTCTTGTTGCATTGTTGTACATGGCAGTGCGTTACACGCTGTGGAAAAGCAAGAAAATTAAGGCGTTAGCCGCAGTTAGCGAAGTCATCCAAACCGCTGTAGGGCCGATTGAGTACCGAATAACGGGTTCAGGAGAAGCCGTTATGTTGTTCTTGCCCGGTTCGCCGGGAGGCTATGACCAATTCCAGTCAAGTCCGGAATTAGAGGCTGCGCCTTACCGAGTTCTGACGGTTTCTCGGCCGGGGTATTTGCGGACGCCGCTGGCGACCGGGCGAACCCCGGCAGAGCAAGCCACTGCTTATGCGGCACTGCTCGATGCCTTGGGTATTGAAAAAGTCATTGTGATGGCGGCGTCCGGTGGAGGGCCTTCCGGTATTGCCTTTGCGTCGATGTACCCTGAACGTACGGTGGGGCTGATTACTATGGCGGCGGTTAGCCAGCCAAGAATGCTTGATGAACAAGCAGCGAAGAGCCAGGGTGCCGGTCTGTTAGACAGCGATTTCTTTAACTGGTTAGCGCTAGGGGTTTTGTCTAAGAAAGACGAGCGGCTTGTGGGTATGCTGGTAAAAGGTACAGATAACCAAGCGAGCATGCTGCAAGACCCAGTGGGCCTGCAGATGTTTCGTCGAACCGTGCTTTCTACGCAACCGCCCTCGTTACGAAAGCCAGGTTTTGACAATGACAATGAGCAATTCTCAGTACTGAACTTGCCCGCTGAGTCCATTCAAGTCCCCACACTGGTGGTCCACGGTACCGAGGATGTTAACGTCCCTTTTGAGTTCAGTGCGCGGCTGGCTCGGCAAATCCCCAATGCACAGTTTGCGCAAGTTGACGGTGCAGACCATTACTTGCGGTTTAGCCATAAAGCGAAGTTCGATGAGTTGGTAACGACCTTTGTGACGCAGGTGTTGGCTGACTCTGCTTCTGGCGAGCATGCCGAATCGCCCAGCCATTGA
- a CDS encoding Crp/Fnr family transcriptional regulator produces the protein MSSTNRLLQLLPEEESTGVMSQCDEITLTYYETLAEPGETYSHVYFPLSGIISLVNVLNGKPAIEAGLLGTEGMLGATVALGVSRAPTRALVQGSGAALRIDAVVFRDLLALHPTLNQVTMHYLYVVNEQLTQASVCTRFHVLESRLARWLLMTQDRAQNDTFDITHQYLASMLGVRREGITGAASKMQLRGLIHYRRGRLQIIDRQGLKKIACGCYGTNKASYERILGSSQTGEMAASGVA, from the coding sequence ATGTCAAGCACCAATCGTCTGCTGCAACTGTTACCGGAAGAAGAAAGCACCGGTGTAATGTCTCAGTGCGACGAGATCACTTTAACCTATTATGAAACCTTGGCAGAGCCAGGGGAAACGTACAGCCATGTATACTTTCCGCTGAGCGGCATTATTTCACTCGTTAACGTTTTAAATGGCAAGCCAGCTATAGAAGCAGGACTGCTAGGCACCGAAGGGATGCTGGGGGCCACCGTAGCACTCGGGGTCAGTCGTGCGCCTACCAGGGCGCTGGTGCAAGGCAGCGGTGCTGCTTTGCGAATAGACGCCGTTGTGTTCAGAGATTTATTGGCCCTCCACCCTACGCTGAACCAAGTCACCATGCACTACCTGTACGTAGTAAATGAGCAGCTGACCCAAGCATCCGTTTGCACGCGCTTCCATGTACTGGAGTCTCGGTTGGCACGCTGGTTATTGATGACCCAAGATCGAGCCCAAAACGACACCTTTGATATCACCCATCAGTATCTGGCCAGTATGCTCGGCGTTCGACGCGAGGGGATCACCGGCGCGGCAAGCAAGATGCAGCTACGCGGCCTGATTCACTATCGACGCGGTCGCTTGCAAATCATTGACCGGCAAGGGCTGAAAAAGATAGCCTGCGGTTGCTACGGCACCAATAAGGCGAGCTACGAACGGATATTAGGCTCGTCGCAAACAGGTGAAATGGCAGCCTCGGGGGTTGCCTGA
- a CDS encoding ribbon-helix-helix domain-containing protein, translating into MSSLSKRSTVYFDPAIHQALKMKAASSDSSVSEIIDEAVRLLIAEDQQDLAALADRVKEPEMSYEALINDLKAHGKL; encoded by the coding sequence ATGAGTTCACTATCCAAAAGATCGACCGTTTATTTTGACCCGGCGATTCATCAGGCATTAAAGATGAAAGCTGCTTCGTCGGACAGCTCGGTGTCTGAGATCATTGACGAGGCTGTTCGCTTGTTAATCGCTGAGGATCAGCAAGATTTGGCAGCGTTGGCCGATCGCGTCAAAGAACCTGAAATGAGTTATGAAGCACTGATTAACGATTTGAAGGCACATGGCAAACTATAA
- a CDS encoding GrpB family protein produces the protein MRLVEAEQCKANATDLFAKWKPIIESSIPDSRVEHIGSTAIAGALTKGDVDLYVEVPASAHADAVAAIQAFGFSVKHDTHRDSELCMLEKPDQDGLALQVVARGSKYEFFLLFRDALNGDAELVQRYNQLKQDAIGSTPEHYRAQKTSFIESVLQGPSAHADKKSRANWRA, from the coding sequence ATGCGACTGGTTGAAGCGGAACAATGCAAAGCTAACGCCACTGATTTGTTCGCAAAATGGAAACCCATCATTGAGTCCAGTATCCCAGATTCACGAGTTGAACATATTGGCTCGACAGCCATAGCCGGCGCGTTGACCAAGGGTGATGTTGACCTGTATGTAGAAGTGCCTGCTAGCGCGCATGCCGATGCGGTAGCAGCTATCCAAGCCTTTGGATTTAGCGTGAAGCATGATACGCACCGAGATTCAGAACTTTGCATGTTGGAAAAACCAGACCAAGATGGCCTTGCGTTGCAAGTTGTGGCGCGGGGTTCGAAGTATGAGTTCTTTTTGTTGTTCAGAGATGCCCTAAATGGCGATGCAGAACTGGTGCAGCGTTACAATCAACTGAAACAAGATGCCATTGGTTCCACGCCTGAACACTACAGAGCACAGAAGACGTCGTTTATTGAGTCGGTTCTACAAGGGCCTTCAGCGCATGCTGACAAAAAAAGCCGCGCGAACTGGCGCGCTTAA
- a CDS encoding type II toxin-antitoxin system RelE/ParE family toxin, whose product MANYKIMFKKSVAKDLRSLPKNDVLKILARIDALALDPRADGCIKLTGDDKYRVRQGLYRIVYEIRDAELVVSVIKVGHRSSVYKNR is encoded by the coding sequence ATGGCAAACTATAAAATTATGTTTAAAAAATCTGTGGCGAAGGACCTCAGAAGCCTCCCCAAAAATGATGTGTTGAAGATCCTAGCGAGAATTGATGCATTGGCGCTCGACCCAAGAGCTGATGGTTGTATTAAGTTAACGGGCGATGACAAGTACCGGGTACGCCAAGGCTTGTATCGCATTGTTTATGAAATCAGGGACGCTGAGCTGGTAGTTAGCGTTATCAAGGTCGGGCATCGTTCGAGCGTTTATAAAAACCGATAA